In the bacterium genome, one interval contains:
- a CDS encoding T9SS type A sorting domain-containing protein, with the protein MKRTVVLIGMILILLAGFFLTRRDHHISSQPAVGKRAAAEGSEEDPSARSRYEWMLLSSPQTNTIPKDIGIRQNAFIHRLAEENRRLGRLSQVLHWSNRGPANIGGRTKALAIDIKNENLILAGCTSSGMWKSIDAGKTWRKTTAPDQLQSVSCIAQNKRPGKENIWYYGTGEYSGGRGSSAAGPLGTTAFDRGDGIFKSTDSGSTWSLLPATVSGTAQKTDNFDFIYKVLTFNEEGVLAATSSGIFVSSDGGASWQHVLDFGPNYPSSDAAITSQGFFYAAIDGAGPSTGLYRSADGLTWEDFSPPDWPDTTTRTVIAIPSSNEKTVYFLTEVANLKQTLKKYTEREGWSDLTGNLPHHAQMTTYGANMMMLHVKPDDEKTLFMGTVGLYRSRDGGSTWEVIGSFSDFHVDQHTIAFLPGNPKAMIVGNDGGLFRTDDNTAVTVQDPVYGDDRISWRSLNNGYVTAQFYSVAIDHATPYSELVLGGTQDNSFLFTAATDSSLPWTGIFPGAMDGGFCAISDGGQYLYTGEAASFGFYRNEFIDGIHHWTVITPASAIGMGLWMNPFLLDPHDTRIMYLPSQRELWRNSDLTAIPEVFPGTPTTINWNKLENVQPEFHISALGMSPAEPRRLYYGTFVGRIYRLDNPHDGQPIPVEVAGNGIQWYGHRYVHCLAVDPRNIDKVLAVFPNYETMSIYYSEDGGDNWIPVAGNLEEKPDGSGSGPSVRWLATLYVKEQPVYLAGTSVGLFSTIKLDGMNTVWVQEGAGSIGNIVIDMIDVRQSDGYIAVASHGNGIYTAYLTEVNTGIAARSDQPDRFILYPAYPNPFNAITTVRFELPKAGSVTMEVFNIRGQKVATLADGYRNAGEHTVRWETTGLASGEYVIRLHLEDRIQTQKVVLQK; encoded by the coding sequence ATGAAAAGAACTGTTGTGCTGATTGGAATGATCCTGATCCTGCTTGCAGGTTTCTTTCTCACCCGGCGGGATCATCATATCAGCAGCCAGCCGGCTGTCGGGAAAAGAGCCGCTGCCGAGGGGAGCGAGGAGGACCCCTCCGCACGCAGCCGCTATGAGTGGATGCTGTTGAGCAGTCCGCAGACCAACACCATCCCGAAGGATATCGGCATTCGGCAGAATGCCTTCATCCATCGGTTGGCAGAAGAAAATCGCCGGCTGGGGCGTTTGTCCCAGGTGCTGCATTGGTCCAACCGCGGACCTGCCAACATCGGCGGGCGTACCAAAGCGCTGGCCATTGATATCAAGAACGAGAATCTCATTCTCGCCGGCTGCACCTCCAGCGGCATGTGGAAATCCATCGATGCCGGAAAAACCTGGCGCAAGACCACCGCACCGGACCAGCTGCAAAGTGTCTCCTGTATCGCGCAAAATAAAAGACCGGGCAAAGAAAATATCTGGTACTATGGAACAGGCGAGTATTCCGGCGGTAGAGGAAGCAGCGCTGCAGGGCCTTTGGGAACGACCGCGTTCGATCGCGGAGACGGGATATTCAAATCCACAGACAGCGGTTCCACATGGTCGCTGTTGCCTGCCACGGTCTCCGGCACGGCGCAAAAGACCGACAACTTTGATTTTATCTACAAGGTGCTTACCTTCAATGAAGAGGGCGTGCTAGCAGCCACTTCAAGCGGCATCTTTGTCAGCAGCGACGGCGGGGCATCCTGGCAACATGTTCTCGATTTCGGTCCCAATTATCCCAGCAGCGATGCCGCCATAACCAGTCAGGGCTTTTTCTATGCTGCTATCGATGGCGCAGGGCCGAGCACTGGCCTCTACCGGTCGGCCGATGGCCTGACTTGGGAGGATTTTTCACCGCCGGACTGGCCAGACACAACCACCCGGACGGTGATCGCTATACCTTCATCCAACGAAAAAACAGTCTATTTCCTCACTGAAGTCGCGAATCTGAAGCAAACCTTAAAAAAATATACGGAAAGGGAGGGCTGGAGCGATCTAACCGGGAATCTGCCCCATCATGCCCAGATGACAACCTATGGCGCCAATATGATGATGTTGCACGTCAAACCGGATGATGAAAAGACCCTTTTTATGGGCACGGTTGGCCTGTACCGCAGCCGGGATGGTGGATCGACCTGGGAGGTGATCGGCAGTTTCAGTGATTTCCACGTCGATCAGCACACGATCGCATTCCTCCCTGGCAATCCCAAGGCGATGATCGTTGGGAATGACGGCGGGCTTTTTCGTACCGATGATAATACTGCCGTGACGGTCCAGGATCCCGTCTATGGCGACGATCGTATCTCATGGCGTTCCCTGAATAACGGCTATGTAACCGCCCAGTTCTACAGCGTCGCCATCGATCATGCTACACCATACAGTGAACTGGTTCTGGGGGGAACCCAGGACAACTCCTTCCTCTTCACCGCGGCGACCGACTCATCTCTGCCGTGGACGGGGATCTTCCCGGGGGCGATGGATGGCGGTTTCTGCGCCATCAGCGATGGGGGACAGTACTTGTATACCGGCGAGGCGGCCTCGTTCGGATTTTACCGCAACGAATTCATTGACGGCATCCATCATTGGACGGTAATCACGCCAGCCTCGGCCATCGGGATGGGCTTGTGGATGAATCCTTTTCTCCTCGATCCCCACGACACCCGGATCATGTATCTTCCCTCCCAACGAGAACTGTGGCGCAACTCTGATCTGACCGCCATCCCCGAGGTGTTCCCGGGGACGCCCACCACCATCAACTGGAACAAACTAGAGAATGTTCAGCCTGAATTCCATATCTCCGCTCTGGGGATGTCACCGGCGGAGCCGCGGCGGCTGTACTATGGCACGTTTGTCGGACGAATTTATCGCCTGGATAATCCCCACGATGGCCAGCCCATCCCTGTCGAGGTGGCTGGCAATGGCATCCAGTGGTATGGCCACCGTTATGTACATTGCCTGGCTGTCGATCCGAGGAATATCGATAAAGTATTGGCTGTATTCCCCAATTATGAGACGATGAGCATCTACTACTCTGAGGACGGCGGCGACAACTGGATCCCGGTCGCCGGTAACCTCGAGGAAAAACCTGACGGGTCTGGCAGCGGTCCGTCTGTACGCTGGCTGGCGACACTCTATGTCAAGGAGCAGCCGGTCTATCTGGCCGGCACCAGTGTCGGCCTGTTCTCCACTATCAAGCTCGATGGCATGAATACCGTCTGGGTGCAGGAAGGCGCCGGGAGTATCGGTAACATCGTGATAGATATGATCGACGTCCGCCAATCGGACGGTTATATCGCTGTAGCTAGCCACGGTAACGGCATTTATACGGCCTATCTGACCGAGGTCAATACGGGAATAGCGGCGCGGAGCGATCAACCCGATCGCTTCATCCTCTACCCCGCTTACCCCAATCCCTTCAATGCAATCACGACGGTGCGGTTTGAGCTGCCTAAGGCAGGTTCGGTCACTATGGAGGTTTTCAATATACGCGGCCAAAAGGTCGCTACCCTGGCCGACGGCTATCGCAATGCAGGCGAACATACGGTGCGGTGGGAGACGACAGGGCTCGCAAGCGGGGAGTATGTGATCCGGTTACATCTAGAGGATAGGATACAAACACAAAAAGTCGTACTGCAAAAATAA
- a CDS encoding TonB-dependent receptor: MASIHGHTATTTDAEGRADLTAFDHSDTIRVELIGYHPARLAYLQLERLRFALYLERMPLHIGDVVVSATRWLLRERDIPHRSVQIRAEQIQLINPQTAADLVAFSSEVSVQKSQLAGGSPMLRGFATNRVLIAVDGIRMNTAIFRTGNVQNIISLDPLTTERTEVLFGPGAVMYGSDAIGGVMCFQTLVPRLSHDARPLFSGHAVVRTSSANREKTGHLDLYRGWQKWGWVSSATWSDYGDLTMGSHGPAAFLRTRYVQRIDGLDSLITNPDPKKQVPSGYSQLNLLQKIRWRPGDAWDATYAFHYSATSDYPRYDRLLRPRGKLLRSAQWYYGPQIWMQQALVVANRRGNALWDEAKLILAYQYFRESRNDRDYRSPLLLHRTERVDAFSANIDLIKALLPVHSISGGAELLYNRIGSTGENENIITAIRTPGPSRYPDGASWSALALYAHYRWIPDSTFTVQAGLRCSLVGLDARFDTTFYKFPFTSTSMLNAAVNGSLGGVYSPASALQIKVALSTGFRAPNIDDVGKVFDSSPGYVVVPNPALKPEYAWNAELGATLTCSEAIKLDATAFYTVLQDAMVRRNFTLNGRDSVMYDGEMSRIQAIQNAAEANVRGMQASVEVQLPAGFGLNAHLTIMRGTEEMDDGNLGTLRHAPPPFGALHLTCKRHRLEMDGYMDYSDGVNAADLAPGLEGMDYLFARDARGRPYVPSWYTFNLKVRLMISHVFSIMTGVENITDQRYRTYASGITASGRNYTVAISAAF, from the coding sequence GTGGCAAGCATCCACGGCCATACCGCCACCACGACCGATGCGGAGGGACGAGCGGATCTTACCGCGTTCGACCATTCCGACACCATCCGCGTGGAGCTCATCGGATACCATCCGGCAAGACTTGCCTATCTCCAGCTGGAACGATTGCGCTTTGCCCTTTATCTGGAGAGGATGCCCCTCCACATCGGCGATGTGGTAGTCTCTGCCACGCGCTGGCTCTTGCGGGAGCGGGATATACCACATCGATCCGTTCAGATCCGCGCTGAACAGATTCAGCTTATAAATCCCCAAACTGCAGCGGATCTCGTCGCGTTCTCCTCTGAGGTATCTGTGCAGAAAAGCCAGCTGGCTGGCGGCAGTCCGATGTTGCGCGGCTTCGCCACCAACCGCGTGCTCATAGCCGTGGACGGCATTCGCATGAATACGGCTATTTTCCGCACCGGCAACGTCCAGAATATCATCTCTCTCGATCCTCTCACGACTGAGCGTACCGAAGTATTATTCGGTCCCGGTGCAGTGATGTACGGCAGCGATGCCATTGGCGGAGTGATGTGTTTCCAGACACTCGTGCCTCGTCTGTCTCATGACGCCCGCCCCCTTTTCTCCGGCCATGCCGTTGTCCGCACTTCTTCCGCGAATCGCGAGAAAACCGGGCATCTCGATCTCTATCGAGGATGGCAAAAGTGGGGATGGGTATCCAGTGCGACCTGGTCGGATTACGGCGACCTCACCATGGGCAGCCATGGCCCCGCGGCTTTTCTGCGCACACGCTACGTACAGCGCATCGACGGCCTCGACAGCCTAATCACGAATCCCGATCCAAAAAAGCAGGTCCCCAGCGGTTACAGCCAGCTGAACCTGTTGCAGAAAATCCGCTGGCGTCCCGGCGATGCCTGGGATGCCACCTATGCCTTTCACTATTCGGCCACCTCGGATTATCCGCGCTATGACCGTTTGCTGCGTCCGCGCGGCAAACTCCTCCGTTCCGCGCAGTGGTATTATGGCCCTCAGATCTGGATGCAGCAGGCCTTGGTTGTTGCGAATAGGCGCGGAAATGCCTTATGGGATGAAGCGAAATTGATCCTGGCCTATCAATATTTCAGGGAGAGCCGGAATGACCGCGACTATCGCAGCCCGCTTCTGCTCCACCGCACAGAACGGGTGGATGCTTTCTCTGCCAATATCGACCTGATCAAAGCGCTCCTGCCGGTGCACAGCATATCCGGCGGCGCTGAACTGCTGTACAACCGCATCGGATCGACCGGCGAAAACGAGAATATCATCACGGCAATCCGAACTCCAGGTCCCAGCCGCTATCCCGACGGCGCCAGTTGGAGCGCCCTCGCGCTCTATGCCCATTACCGCTGGATTCCCGACAGCACCTTTACCGTCCAGGCCGGACTGCGCTGCTCCCTGGTCGGACTTGATGCCCGCTTTGATACCACGTTTTACAAATTCCCCTTCACTTCAACCAGCATGCTCAATGCCGCAGTGAACGGCAGCCTTGGCGGCGTCTATTCCCCTGCATCCGCACTGCAGATCAAAGTGGCGTTGTCGACTGGTTTCCGGGCGCCCAATATCGATGATGTGGGTAAAGTTTTCGACTCATCCCCCGGTTATGTCGTCGTGCCGAATCCCGCTTTGAAACCCGAGTATGCCTGGAATGCCGAGTTGGGGGCGACGCTCACCTGTTCGGAGGCGATCAAACTGGATGCAACCGCTTTTTATACTGTTCTACAAGATGCCATGGTAAGGAGAAACTTTACCCTGAACGGCCGCGACAGCGTGATGTATGACGGCGAAATGAGCAGGATTCAAGCCATCCAGAATGCTGCTGAGGCAAATGTGCGCGGCATGCAGGCCAGCGTGGAAGTGCAACTGCCGGCCGGATTCGGGCTCAACGCACATCTCACCATCATGCGCGGCACCGAGGAGATGGACGATGGCAATCTGGGCACGCTGCGCCATGCTCCCCCGCCTTTCGGCGCCCTGCATTTGACCTGCAAACGGCATCGCCTGGAGATGGATGGCTATATGGATTACAGCGACGGAGTGAATGCGGCGGACCTGGCACCGGGATTGGAGGGGATGGATTATCTTTTCGCACGCGATGCAAGGGGTAGACCGTATGTTCCTTCATGGTATACATTTAACCTCAAGGTGCGACTGATGATTTCGCATGTTTTCAGCATCATGACGGGGGTGGAGAATATTACCGATCAGCGGTACCGGACCTACGCTTCAGGAATAACCGCCTCGGGCCGCAACTATACCGTTGCGATAAGCGCAGCCTTTTGA
- a CDS encoding transposase has protein sequence MVFDLLLREEKIDMEVVRSTRGWLHSGFSIDNLVQIGSEDEEGMKRLVSYVSRCPFSLVRMIKVTRDGQVIYRAGKSGCVRFPRPGDERLREGVSRNFQVFEHINLYLA, from the coding sequence ATGGTATTTGATCTGCTGCTGCGTGAGGAAAAGATCGATATGGAGGTGGTGCGATCGACGCGGGGATGGTTGCACTCGGGATTCAGCATCGATAATTTGGTACAGATTGGGTCAGAGGATGAAGAAGGCATGAAGCGTCTGGTCTCCTATGTATCGCGCTGTCCCTTTTCGCTGGTGCGGATGATCAAGGTCACGAGAGATGGTCAGGTGATTTACCGGGCGGGGAAGAGTGGGTGCGTACGGTTTCCGCGGCCCGGAGATGAGCGGCTGCGGGAAGGGGTATCGCGCAATTTTCAGGTATTTGAACATATTAATCTTTATCTTGCATAA
- a CDS encoding T9SS type A sorting domain-containing protein, producing MKRLSLMKWMTILLFTSNHLLAQWIQTAGPKGGEVKCLASVDSILFAGTEDGVFRSIDNGASWNPTGLENIVYSLAVKSDDESSLNLFAGTYNGGVFLSTDNGDNWNQMNFGLLNHYVNCLAASDSNIFAGTKDGVFRSPSNGTYWIPASSGLGSKSIRSLNIYGKNLYAGTDSGLFISTDNGANWTSAGLKGEAVNAFTINGSYFFAGTDTSGVLISADNGVNWQMISIPDMSKRVFSLAVMNNSLYAGTGMGIYRTPSNGAYWIPSNTGLGNQPAYTLYIRGTDLFAGTMGGVFRSTNSGDNWTDINTGLITTKVHSLISSGTDLYAGVWGGIFQSHDNGNTWTALSRGSACFSLLLSETKLYAGGGNHVGCYDLVKGNWEWVPVGMGWIRALATNGTTLFAGSEGSGVFRIIHHAPGWWTITKTNMQDTMVFALAVKDSFIFAGTGGGVFRSSNNGATWSDVNNGLTNLSVAALAVNGAKLFAGTAGGGVFLTTNDGASWTPVNDGLSGLALDILSFVFSENNLFIGTWQGGVYVLKENATSWTAINTGLMHSMTQPSSVVHGLAIAGTDLYAGTRGAGVWHRPLSETITSGGSISREQLMIYSLEQNYPNPFNPSTTIEFVLPKSDFVMLKVFNLLGEEVATLVSEQRAAGIHRHNWDASGLANGIYLYRLEAGEFVQSKKLVLMR from the coding sequence ATGAAACGACTGTCCCTGATGAAATGGATGACCATACTGTTATTCACTTCAAACCACCTGCTGGCACAGTGGATTCAAACCGCCGGTCCTAAAGGCGGTGAAGTAAAATGTCTCGCTTCTGTTGATTCGATTCTTTTTGCAGGAACTGAAGATGGTGTTTTCCGCTCTATAGATAACGGTGCAAGCTGGAACCCGACCGGCCTAGAGAACATTGTATATTCTCTGGCTGTCAAATCCGACGACGAATCCAGCTTGAACCTCTTTGCAGGCACTTATAATGGTGGCGTGTTTCTATCGACCGATAATGGCGACAATTGGAATCAAATGAATTTCGGACTTTTAAACCATTACGTCAATTGTCTTGCCGCGAGTGACTCCAATATTTTTGCAGGAACAAAAGATGGCGTTTTCCGCTCGCCGAGTAACGGCACCTACTGGATTCCAGCCAGTAGTGGACTTGGCAGCAAATCCATTAGATCACTCAATATTTATGGAAAAAATCTGTATGCCGGTACGGATTCGGGATTATTCATTTCTACCGATAATGGCGCCAACTGGACTTCAGCCGGGCTGAAAGGCGAGGCCGTCAATGCTTTTACCATCAATGGCTCATATTTCTTTGCTGGTACGGATACCAGCGGCGTTTTGATTTCAGCGGATAACGGGGTAAATTGGCAAATGATCAGTATTCCTGATATGAGCAAAAGAGTCTTTTCCCTTGCGGTTATGAATAATTCGCTCTATGCGGGAACAGGTATGGGGATATATCGTACGCCCAGCAACGGTGCCTACTGGATTCCCTCCAACACTGGACTGGGCAATCAACCTGCTTATACGCTTTATATCAGAGGAACCGACCTGTTTGCAGGAACAATGGGTGGTGTGTTTCGCTCTACAAATAGTGGAGATAACTGGACTGATATTAATACCGGTCTGATAACGACTAAAGTTCACTCTCTCATCAGTAGTGGCACAGATCTTTATGCCGGCGTATGGGGCGGAATATTTCAATCACATGACAACGGCAATACCTGGACGGCTCTCAGCAGGGGCAGCGCTTGTTTTTCCCTTCTCCTGAGCGAAACTAAACTCTATGCAGGAGGCGGAAATCATGTGGGGTGTTATGATCTGGTCAAAGGCAACTGGGAATGGGTCCCGGTAGGTATGGGATGGATCAGGGCACTGGCGACCAACGGAACAACATTATTTGCTGGATCGGAAGGCTCTGGAGTATTTCGTATCATACATCACGCGCCTGGCTGGTGGACTATAACCAAAACCAATATGCAGGATACCATGGTTTTTGCGCTCGCTGTCAAGGATTCGTTTATTTTTGCGGGGACTGGAGGGGGTGTGTTTCGTTCATCAAATAATGGTGCTACCTGGAGTGATGTAAATAACGGTCTAACAAACCTTTCAGTTGCTGCTCTGGCTGTCAATGGCGCCAAGCTTTTTGCAGGAACAGCTGGTGGAGGTGTGTTTCTAACAACCAATGATGGAGCTAGCTGGACTCCTGTAAATGATGGCCTATCGGGACTGGCTCTGGATATCTTGTCTTTTGTATTTAGCGAAAACAATCTTTTTATCGGAACCTGGCAAGGAGGCGTCTATGTTTTAAAAGAAAATGCAACCAGTTGGACTGCCATAAATACTGGTTTGATGCATTCGATGACACAACCATCCTCAGTAGTTCATGGTTTGGCCATTGCAGGTACTGACCTTTATGCCGGGACCCGTGGTGCTGGGGTTTGGCATCGGCCTCTTTCTGAAACAATCACTTCAGGTGGCAGCATTTCAAGAGAACAGTTAATGATTTATTCTTTAGAGCAGAACTATCCCAATCCCTTCAATCCCAGCACTACTATCGAATTTGTACTCCCCAAATCAGATTTCGTCATGCTCAAGGTCTTTAACTTGTTGGGCGAAGAAGTCGCCACGCTGGTTTCTGAACAACGGGCAGCGGGAATTCATCGCCATAACTGGGATGCCAGTGGACTGGCAAACGGGATCTACCTGTACAGGCTGGAAGCAGGGGAGTTTGTGCAAAGCAAAAAGCTCGTTCTAATGCGATAA